The stretch of DNA ACCGTCTTGCACGTCACTTAAAAAAATGTACCAGGGGAAAGCTGGAGCAGCTGGCAATAGAACGAGAAGTGCAGAACGGGCGAAGGAGCACAGGCAGGCCGGAACAGTATTACGGAGAAATGATCCGTCAGCCGGCTTTCCGGATCGAATTGCCGGTAAATTCCGGAAATAAAGAAGAGGAAGAACGGGAAATCTGTGATCTGCTGCTCCTTCCATTGGAATATATTTACTCTCTGGTACAGCTGTAAAAAAATCTGGCGTTGTGCGGATGCAGGGTCTGTCAGCTTATGAAAAATAGGGTGGCAGACATACCCGCTGAGAAACCAGTGTCGAATCCTGTCGGACGAATTTGATTGACTTCCGGGGCTGCGAACCCTATAATAACATCATCTGAAACAAATCTTTTTTAACAAATGTTGCAGGAATTCTTCCATCTCTGTATGTGATGAGAGGAACTGTACATCTGAGCATATCTGCTCGAATAATTTCCATTCAGTATTTTTGCTGTATTATCATTTTGATCATGCTTGTCCCCACTTCAAGATCTGCGAGTTTAAGTGATGGGAGCATGTTGCGAACTGCCATATTAACTGCTATACAGGGAGGACTTTTTTATGGCTCAATTTATGTGGAGCAGGTCTCCGCCGGAATTTTTCTGATGTCCGAACACTGTTTCTTTCCCTGCAGAGGGAAGTGATCATCAAATATCGTATATAGAACAGAATACAGGAATGAAAATATTTTTTCGATGTATCGGCAACACGGTTCTTGGGCTGATGCTGGTGACAGCATTGGTACTTTTAATTCCCGGACTTTTCGGGATCCGGCCCTATGTGGTCTATTCCGGTTCCATGGAACCTGAGATTCCAACCGGAGCTGTGGTTTTTACAAAGGAAGGAGAGTTTTCTCCGAAAAAGGGAGATATCATTACTTTTCATAACGGAGATACCGTTGTCACCCACAGAGTGGTAAAAAAAGAAAAGGATATCTTTATCACAAAAGGTGACGCCAACAAGACAGAAGATCCTGTTCCCGCAGAGGCGTCACAGATCATCGGGCGGGTAGTCTTTCACCTGCCTTATCTGGGCTACGTGATCCATTTTCTGAAAGCCCGGATCCCTTTTGCCGCAGTTTGCATTGCGGCATGTCTGTCAGTACTCTTTGATCTGGCATATACCCCAAAAAAGAAAAAAATACAGGGAGGAATTTAATCATGATGAAAAACAGAAAACTGGTAAAAGGAATCGCACTTGCTGCTGTGATCACTGCACTGGCAGCCGGAGGAACAGCGGCATATCTTACGGATTTTGAAACGGCAACCAACAGCTTTACCGTAGGAAAAGTGGATATCGACCTGGATGAGCCTAACTGGAAACCGGAGGACAATACAGATCTGGTTCCTACTCAGGTGATCCGGAAGGACCCCTATGTATCAAATAAAGGAGTAAATGAAGCATTTGTATATCTGGAAGTTTCTGTTCCGGTCCGAAATGTGATCACGGCAGCCAAGGATGGCACCAGGAATGCGCTTGCAAAAACAGAGCTGTTCAGCTTCACCAAAAACAAGGACTGGACACAGCTGGAGCGGACCGAAGTGGGGCAGAATATGGTCTATACCTATGCATATAATCACATCCTGAAGCCGGGAACAAAGACAACAACTCTTTTTGATACAGTAACCTTTGCCAATATCATCGAAGGTCAGCTGGATACACAGCAGATCGATATGCCGGTACGGGCTTATGCGATCCAGGCTACCAATACCGGTGATGACAAGACTACGGTTCTGGAGCAGGCAACTGCTGCTTACCAGAAATATGTAAATCAGAATAAAGGACAGGCCGGTGGTGTCACGAAATGAATAGATTAAAAAGACCCGCTTTTTTTCTCCTGACAACAGGGCTCCTGTGTGCAGCAGGGACTGCGGCGTATTTTTCAGATTTCGAAAAAAAGATAAATTCTGCTGCTGTGGGGTATGTGACAACGGAGATCGAGGAGGATTTTCCGGATCCTACACCTACGCCTATGGAGAATGGTCCGTCCTACAGAAAAGAGATCCGGATCGGGAATTTTTCCGGCAGTGTGAAAGGGTTCCAGGCAGACTGCTATGTGAGGATGTCCCTTTCCTACTCCAATGACGATATCGGCAGAGGCGTAAAATTAACAGGTCTGGATACGGCAAACTGGGTGTATAACAGTCAGGACGGCTATTATTACTACCGCAAAAAGATATCCGAGGGAGAAAAAACAGCTCCTCTGTGTACCGGATTTCAGATTGATCCCCAGAAGATCGATGATACTTACAGGGACAGCATTAAAGATTTTGAGATCAATGTTTATGAGGAAGCTGTACAGGCAGAAGGATTTTCAGATTATGAAAGTGCGTGGAGGTATTTTTCATATCCGGTTTCTGCTCAGGCAGAAAGGAGGGGAAATGCTTGAAGAAACACCTTAAAGTCCTGCTGGCAGGTGCTGTTATAGCAGGCAGTATCCTGGCGTGCACGGCTGCTTATGCCAGATTTTCAGATTCCGTGACAGTGACCAATCACATAGCAGTGGGAGATATCAATATTTCTCTCAGGGAACTGGAAAAAAAGGACGGCAGAGAAATGAAATATCAGGATCGCCGGATCGTTCTTCCGGGAGATGAGATATCCAAGATCCCCAGGATCACCAATCATTCAGAGCCATGCTGGGTAAGGGTGAAGATCTCTTATACAGATGATCTGGAAGGTTTGGATGGTCTGGATGACAGGAATCTTACAGGAATGTCACCGAGATGGATCCGGAAGGGAGAGTATTTTTATTATACCAGGAAGCTGGAACAGGGAGACAGCGTGGATATTTTTACCGGTGTGACTGTACCATCCCAATGGGATGAATCCTACCAGGATAAGAAGCTGGGGATCACCATCGTGGCAGATGCTGTCCAGGCGGCAAATTTTGCACCGGATTTCCGTGCCATGTCACCCTGGGGAAATCAGAAGATCTTAAGATGTATCCACGATACCGATGGTCTTGTGGTTCAGAAAAAAAGTCCGGTGGATCTGAAGGTGAAGTTTGAAGGAAACGCGCACAAACTGATCGCAGCTCCGGAAGACTTTTTTTCCGGATTTTCAACGGCAATGCCGGGAGATGTTTTTCATGATTCTGTAGAGATCAGTAACACAACGGAGCATGCTGCAGAGATATTCTTCCGCACATCACCGGAATGTAAATCGGTAAAGGATCAGGAATTTCTGAAAAAGCTGAAGCTGGTGATCACCATGAATCATAAAAAGCTGTATTCCGGGGATCTTTTGGCTGTGTCTCTCAATAAAGCCGTGTCCCTGGGGGAATTTTCCAGTGGAGAAAAAGGAAACATGAGATTTGAAGTTACGGTTCCGGCAGAGCTGGATAATTTATATGCTCTTCGGGCAGCAGACGTGAAATGGATCTTTTCTGTGGAGGAGGATCAGGAGACGTTGGAAACCAGTTCCGTCCCACGCCGGAATGACAGGAAAGAAGCCACAGAAAGAGCTTCCGGAAATAACAGTTCTTCGGTAAGGACAACACCAGTGAAGACCGGAGATGAATCTCCTGTGCTCCTGTTTGCACTGATGGCTGGTATGGCGTTGCTTACCTGCAGTCTGACGCTATGGAAAGGAGGACGAAAAAATTGAAAAGAAGAATGATCGGTGCATGGATGGCATTGATGATCACAGCTTCTTCTCTTGTGGTTTCGGCCAGTCCTGCAGCAGATATGAGTTCGGTATCAGCAGATCCGCAGCAGGAACAGGCAGAACCGGAGAAAGAAGAGGAGGCCCCGGATATTCCGGCGACGTCTCAGCCTGGGGAGGCCGAGATGCTGGTTCCGACAGCCTTGCCTGAACAGGAAACGGTGGAGGAAGCTTTTGAAGAAGGTGAAGATAATGCTGAAAATACTGACAGTGATGAGCTGACCGAACCGGAAGTTGCTTCAGAAGAAGGAGAAAATATAGCTCTGACAGAAACACCGGAGCAGGCGGAAGATCCGGGATTTATCGTTTTTACGGAAGAAAATGCAGAAATCCTCACAGCGGAAAGCGAAGAGGATCAAAAACTGATCCAGGAGATTGAAAACGGAGAGATCATTGCCCTTTCTGCAGCACTTCCGGGGAAGATCCTGGAAGCAGGCAGTGCGGAAGTGATTTCAGAGGGAGAGGATTCCCTTGCAGTTACAGCACTTTCCCCGTCCCAGTATTATCTGGACAGCTGGACCAGGGTTTACTGCGATGAGATCTGGACAGCTGCCAATGATTTTCTTGGTCCCGGAAATAAAACCCGTATGGGATGTACGTATCGTTCTGTACATTATATCGATGATACAGGAGAGGAGAAGGTTTCACCTCTGTATTGCCTGAAAGCGACCCAGGATGGGCTGGACAGTATGACACTGAAGAATGAGGCAGTAAAAGCACTGACTAATTCTGTGATCCAAAAGCTTTTGTACTTTGGTTACGGAGGACCGGGGGATCTGGGGACCGGATATGACCCCTCCTGCAGTCACATAGACTGGTCAAAATGGCAGAACCGTTATGTATTCACGCATATTGCATTGTCAAAGGTATACTTTAATGACTGTGGATATGCCACAGCAGCAGAAGTAGAACATACAGGGATAAACCGCCTGATCGATAAGATCCAAACATTGACGATCCCTGCAAGAAACAAGGCAGCCGTTTATGTTTCCGAAGATGGTTCCTGGTCGGCAGCATCCGGAAAGACGATCCCCTTAAGTGTATTCCGAAGCAGACCAGCAGGTTTTCCCTTTGTTCCGGACAGTATGAAGGACGGATTTCAGATGAGTACTCTTATGAAAGTGACAGACGGAGCAAAAGCAGGAAATGGGATCACCATTACCAGAGGAGCTGCAGAAAAATGGCAGCTTGCCTACTGGACAAGTGCAGCGGAGTATAATTCTCACAAATCCAATCCCAAAATGATGTCGGGAACAAGCCTGAACCTGAAGGATGGAGCATACTTTTTTCTGATCTTTCCGTTAAATGCATCTGCTACAAAGAAGTTTTCCTGCAAAATGCTGCTTCAGCCGGTTTCCTATATCTTGGTTGACGGAAGTGCACAGGCAGGAAAAGATGGAGTACAGGATTTTGGCGCTTACGTATATCAGGGAACAAGAGGAAGCCTTTCGTTTTCAGTAAAGCCATCGGTTTACGGCAATGCAAAGCTGGTCAAGAAGGAACCCAACACGGGAAAACTGATCCAGGGAGCGCAGTACGGACTGTTTGCAGCAGAAGCTCTGACCTCCGGATACCGGACTATGTACAGTAAGGATCAGAAGGTTTCATCCGGAACAACAAACGCCAGTGGAGAGATCCTTTTTTCAAAGCTGCTTCCCGGAAAATATTATGTGAAGGAAACTAAAACCGCTGCCGGATACAAGCTGAACACCGTTATCAAAAATCTTACAGTAACCGGTGGAAAGACAACAACCGTCAACGTAACGGATATCATGGATATCAGTGGAACAGTATCCATCAGAAAGAAAGATGGAAATACCGGTGATCCACTGGCAGGAGCTGAATTTACCCTGTATCAGTGGAGTAAAAAAAGCAAAAGCTATGTAACCTTAAAAAAACTGACTTATGATGGACAGAAACGTATCTATAACTCCGAGAAATTTAATTATACCGAAGACAATCAGGGAAAATTCCGTGTACGGGAGACAAAAGCTCCACCCAATTACACCGGAAACTGGCAGAAAAATTTTACGTTGGAAAAGCCGGGAGAAAAGCAGGAATTTCTGTTTGAAGCAGTGAACTATCAGAACGAAAAACGAAGGATAGAGGTTCGTAAGATCGATGCGAAGACCGGTGAGGTCCTGAAGGGTGCGGAGTTTACACTTTATGAATACAGCGCAGCCAAAAAAGCCTATAAAGAAAAAGGAACACTCCTGAATTATGATAGCTCAAGTGAGCTTTATGTAAGCGGTGAACTTTTAAAGACCTCGGATAATGAGGGAAAATATAAGATCATGGAAACAAAGACTCCGCCCGGATATACAGGAAGCTGGGAAGAAGAAGTAAATATCACAGACAAGGATGCCCGCCTTTCCTTTGAAGTTGTCAATGAAAAGGAAAAGGAATATACAGGAGTGATCCGACTGAGAAAAACAGACATTTATACCGGGGAAGTTCTGGAAGATGCTGAATTTACTGTGCTTCAGTGGAACAGAGAGAACCAGACTTACCAGGATGACCTGGGCGGGCAGAGTATCCTGAAGTTTGACGTAGAAACCGGATGGTACTCTACTGAAGAGCTGGTGCTTACAGATGCCAATCAGGGAAGGTTCAAAGTAGTGGAAACAAAAAATCCGGAGAACTATACAGGCAAATATGAAAAGGAGGTAATCTTCCAGAAAAAAGCAAATACAGATACGGATACTGTGGATCTGAAAGCAGAGAATACTCCGGTAACACTTCCGCTGGGAAATATCACCATCGTAAAAAAGATCAAAGAGGAGGATATTACCTGGGCTCATGGAAATCCAACCTTTTCCTTTGTGGCAGAAGGTACGGATCTATCCGGAAATCCTCACAGATATGAGGATTATGTGACCTTTACCAGAGGAAGCTATGAAACTGATAAAAATGGATATGCAACATTATCGGTCACTCTCAGGAATATCCCGCTGGGGCAGTATACGGTCTGGGAAAAACCGGTACTACGCTATTATCTGAAAGAGGTATGGGCAAATACAGAGAATGTCCGCATCATAAAAGGCGCTGCACCTGCATATGGTACAGATCCCCGGAAGATTGCTTCCGGTACGGCTGCTCTGACAATGCAAAACAAAAATGCATCGCTGACTTTTGTAAATGAGAAATCCAGATATGATCGATATTCCCATAATGACAGCATAAAAAATACCATACCCGTATCATTTTCCTGAAAAATGCAGAGGGGCAGGAGTAATCCTGCCCTCAGCTGCGTATTTTATATAGTAAAAAACAAACTGTAAAAAGAAATAAAAAAACTACATATATACCCAAAGATATGGTATACTTTTTTACAAATACTGTGAACTCAAGAACTCTCTGGGAGGTCGATGATGAAAACAGACGAAAAAAATCCCGTTTTTGATATTCGGGATACATTGGAAAAATACGCTTGCATTTATCGAAATACTACACTGAAGATTTTTCAGTACTGTCAGGAGACGGACACATATGAACGTCTGGATGAATACCTGAGA from Blautia sp. SC05B48 encodes:
- a CDS encoding signal peptidase I gives rise to the protein MKIFFRCIGNTVLGLMLVTALVLLIPGLFGIRPYVVYSGSMEPEIPTGAVVFTKEGEFSPKKGDIITFHNGDTVVTHRVVKKEKDIFITKGDANKTEDPVPAEASQIIGRVVFHLPYLGYVIHFLKARIPFAAVCIAACLSVLFDLAYTPKKKKIQGGI
- a CDS encoding SpaA isopeptide-forming pilin-related protein; this encodes MKRRMIGAWMALMITASSLVVSASPAADMSSVSADPQQEQAEPEKEEEAPDIPATSQPGEAEMLVPTALPEQETVEEAFEEGEDNAENTDSDELTEPEVASEEGENIALTETPEQAEDPGFIVFTEENAEILTAESEEDQKLIQEIENGEIIALSAALPGKILEAGSAEVISEGEDSLAVTALSPSQYYLDSWTRVYCDEIWTAANDFLGPGNKTRMGCTYRSVHYIDDTGEEKVSPLYCLKATQDGLDSMTLKNEAVKALTNSVIQKLLYFGYGGPGDLGTGYDPSCSHIDWSKWQNRYVFTHIALSKVYFNDCGYATAAEVEHTGINRLIDKIQTLTIPARNKAAVYVSEDGSWSAASGKTIPLSVFRSRPAGFPFVPDSMKDGFQMSTLMKVTDGAKAGNGITITRGAAEKWQLAYWTSAAEYNSHKSNPKMMSGTSLNLKDGAYFFLIFPLNASATKKFSCKMLLQPVSYILVDGSAQAGKDGVQDFGAYVYQGTRGSLSFSVKPSVYGNAKLVKKEPNTGKLIQGAQYGLFAAEALTSGYRTMYSKDQKVSSGTTNASGEILFSKLLPGKYYVKETKTAAGYKLNTVIKNLTVTGGKTTTVNVTDIMDISGTVSIRKKDGNTGDPLAGAEFTLYQWSKKSKSYVTLKKLTYDGQKRIYNSEKFNYTEDNQGKFRVRETKAPPNYTGNWQKNFTLEKPGEKQEFLFEAVNYQNEKRRIEVRKIDAKTGEVLKGAEFTLYEYSAAKKAYKEKGTLLNYDSSSELYVSGELLKTSDNEGKYKIMETKTPPGYTGSWEEEVNITDKDARLSFEVVNEKEKEYTGVIRLRKTDIYTGEVLEDAEFTVLQWNRENQTYQDDLGGQSILKFDVETGWYSTEELVLTDANQGRFKVVETKNPENYTGKYEKEVIFQKKANTDTDTVDLKAENTPVTLPLGNITIVKKIKEEDITWAHGNPTFSFVAEGTDLSGNPHRYEDYVTFTRGSYETDKNGYATLSVTLRNIPLGQYTVWEKPVLRYYLKEVWANTENVRIIKGAAPAYGTDPRKIASGTAALTMQNKNASLTFVNEKSRYDRYSHNDSIKNTIPVSFS
- a CDS encoding TasA family protein, producing the protein MMKNRKLVKGIALAAVITALAAGGTAAYLTDFETATNSFTVGKVDIDLDEPNWKPEDNTDLVPTQVIRKDPYVSNKGVNEAFVYLEVSVPVRNVITAAKDGTRNALAKTELFSFTKNKDWTQLERTEVGQNMVYTYAYNHILKPGTKTTTLFDTVTFANIIEGQLDTQQIDMPVRAYAIQATNTGDDKTTVLEQATAAYQKYVNQNKGQAGGVTK